A genomic segment from Abditibacteriota bacterium encodes:
- a CDS encoding macro domain-containing protein: MPLKIVHADITRLSADAIVNAANSTLHPGGGVSNAIFKQAGPELSKACKKIGLVKTGCAVITNGYKTKARYIIHAVGPVWKGGGSHEEELLSQTYVSALELALENDVRSIAFPLISAGAFGFPPQAALEIAVRTISRFLAEKDSDLYVILTFIDRSRVSRVSEETRFNLPLFLRKAGSCLEENARLEAEAPNETDLWEAEAPAADMLAEDLPCAAAPARQDDGLPSMNGRRLLRAPAPAAPAEEFEDPGEVLRILSGDDKDLRAIYIDRITHAPGADYVDYLYELMRQKGFEKNADVYNKANITRQTFSKLICGTRKPTKNITLALAIGLRLDLEETAAFLKVGGWTFAPGDVRDNVIKLCITSGNYNIFDINRTLFKCGQKQLGWDF, translated from the coding sequence ATGCCGCTGAAGATCGTTCATGCAGACATCACCAGGCTATCCGCCGACGCCATCGTCAACGCTGCCAACAGCACTCTGCACCCAGGCGGAGGAGTCAGCAACGCCATATTCAAACAGGCCGGGCCGGAGCTGAGCAAGGCCTGCAAAAAGATCGGCCTTGTAAAAACAGGCTGCGCGGTCATCACCAATGGCTACAAGACAAAGGCCAGATACATCATCCATGCCGTGGGCCCCGTGTGGAAAGGCGGCGGCAGTCACGAAGAGGAGCTGCTCTCGCAGACATACGTCTCGGCGCTGGAGCTGGCTCTGGAGAATGACGTCCGGTCCATAGCCTTTCCCCTCATATCCGCCGGAGCCTTCGGCTTCCCCCCGCAGGCAGCATTGGAGATAGCCGTCCGGACCATCAGCCGCTTTCTTGCGGAAAAAGATTCGGACCTCTACGTGATACTCACCTTCATCGACCGCAGCCGGGTGAGCCGGGTATCCGAGGAGACCAGGTTTAACCTGCCCCTTTTCTTACGGAAGGCCGGCAGCTGCCTTGAAGAAAATGCCCGGCTTGAGGCAGAAGCCCCGAACGAGACCGACCTGTGGGAGGCTGAAGCCCCGGCTGCCGACATGCTTGCGGAAGACCTCCCCTGCGCCGCAGCCCCCGCGAGACAGGATGACGGGCTGCCGAGCATGAACGGCAGACGGCTCCTCCGGGCTCCCGCGCCGGCAGCTCCCGCAGAGGAGTTCGAAGACCCCGGGGAGGTCCTGAGGATCCTCAGCGGAGACGACAAGGACCTGCGGGCCATATATATCGACCGCATCACCCACGCCCCCGGCGCCGATTACGTGGACTATCTGTACGAACTGATGAGACAAAAGGGGTTCGAAAAGAACGCCGACGTGTACAACAAGGCCAATATCACCAGACAGACCTTTTCCAAGCTCATCTGCGGGACGAGAAAGCCTACCAAAAACATCACCCTCGCCCTGGCCATCGGCCTGCGCCTGGACCTTGAGGAAACGGCCGCCTTTCTCAAAGTAGGCGGCTGGACCTTCGCCCCGGGCGACGTGCGGGACAACGTGATAAAGCTGTGCATCACCAGCGGCAACTACAACATCTTTGACATCAACCGGACCCTCTTCAAATGCGGCCAGAAGCAGCTGGGCTGGGACTTTTGA
- a CDS encoding helix-turn-helix domain-containing protein, whose protein sequence is MTDIGQILREKREARGLSAEEAEAETRLAADSIRAVEDNRFDEFKNKVYARAFVRDYANFLAVDPKPLLDRLDEIYAPPQEAAEEREEGAREEYPEPLPEKSAPGLDRVVISFAVFLLLALICYGVSRYTRQSPTAPAPEPGSPAVTAVQPEPAVPAQPEPVKKYAEGVSVSVKTFAWYPATQLRIVVDGVVKYNQSTGPASCLEYTGKTYVKIYTDNSDHIQIRVNGRLEDSMGAPGKPVTKYYQVNTPETRPAE, encoded by the coding sequence GTGACAGACATAGGACAGATACTTCGCGAAAAGCGGGAGGCCAGAGGCCTTTCCGCAGAAGAAGCAGAGGCGGAGACCCGGCTGGCTGCCGACTCCATCAGGGCTGTGGAGGACAACCGGTTTGACGAATTCAAAAACAAGGTGTACGCCAGAGCCTTTGTGAGAGACTACGCCAACTTTCTTGCCGTGGACCCCAAGCCTCTTCTGGACAGGCTGGATGAGATATACGCTCCGCCGCAGGAAGCTGCGGAGGAGCGGGAGGAGGGCGCTCGCGAAGAGTATCCCGAACCCCTGCCCGAAAAGAGCGCTCCCGGGCTTGACCGGGTGGTGATCAGCTTTGCCGTATTTCTCCTGCTTGCATTGATATGCTACGGAGTGTCCAGATACACCCGGCAGTCCCCGACGGCTCCCGCTCCGGAGCCCGGCAGCCCTGCCGTGACGGCGGTTCAGCCCGAGCCTGCGGTCCCGGCGCAGCCGGAGCCTGTGAAAAAATACGCGGAGGGTGTGTCCGTGTCGGTGAAGACCTTTGCCTGGTATCCCGCTACTCAGCTGAGGATAGTGGTGGACGGCGTGGTGAAATACAATCAGTCCACCGGTCCCGCGTCGTGTCTGGAATACACGGGCAAGACCTACGTGAAGATATACACGGACAACAGCGATCACATACAGATCAGGGTAAACGGCAGGCTGGAGGACAGCATGGGCGCTCCGGGCAAGCCGGTGACCAAATATTATCAGGTCAATACTCCCGAGACCAGGCCTGCGGAATAA
- a CDS encoding aldo/keto reductase codes for MIYREYGNTGIRLSQLGFGAMRLPNDDEEAVSIMRAAVDGGVNYLDTAFGYGESERRVGLALQDGYRDRVYLSTKNPLPDMSLDGWKQRLEESLRRLQTDHIDFYNVIHSMSYDACENFLVKNKALDMILDYKRQGVIRHIVYSTHDTPDNVKKCIDTGFFEGMTIQYNLLNRSYADAIAYAHEKGMGVVIMGPVGGGMLGAANSTFKNKLGKSYASTPELAIRFVLANPNVTVALSGMGNMAMVEENLRTASNPDPLSEEELKAVDTAVEELRALEKLYCTGCRYCMPCPNGVDIPGNFANFNRYRVYGALQQARQHYGWMKRKDDNKQDSSAGACIQCGACMSKCPQKIDIISQLQEVQKTLDQA; via the coding sequence ATGATTTACAGAGAGTACGGAAACACGGGTATCCGGCTGTCACAGCTGGGCTTTGGCGCCATGAGGCTGCCCAACGACGATGAAGAGGCCGTGAGCATCATGCGCGCTGCCGTGGACGGCGGGGTCAACTATCTGGATACGGCCTTTGGCTACGGCGAAAGCGAGAGGAGAGTGGGGCTGGCCCTGCAGGACGGCTACAGGGACAGGGTGTATCTTTCTACCAAGAATCCTCTCCCGGACATGAGCCTTGACGGCTGGAAGCAGCGCCTGGAAGAGTCGCTGCGCAGGCTGCAGACGGACCACATAGATTTTTACAACGTGATCCATTCCATGAGCTATGACGCCTGCGAGAACTTTTTGGTGAAGAACAAGGCTCTGGATATGATCCTGGACTACAAGCGGCAGGGCGTCATACGCCATATAGTCTATTCCACCCACGACACTCCCGACAACGTGAAGAAATGCATCGACACGGGCTTTTTTGAGGGTATGACCATACAGTACAACCTTCTCAACAGGAGCTACGCCGACGCCATAGCCTATGCTCACGAAAAGGGCATGGGAGTCGTCATCATGGGGCCGGTGGGCGGCGGCATGCTGGGAGCGGCCAACAGCACCTTCAAGAACAAGCTGGGCAAGAGCTATGCGTCCACCCCCGAGCTGGCCATTCGCTTTGTGCTGGCCAATCCCAACGTGACTGTGGCCCTGTCCGGCATGGGCAATATGGCCATGGTGGAGGAAAATCTGCGGACCGCCTCCAACCCGGACCCTCTTTCGGAGGAGGAGCTGAAAGCGGTGGATACGGCAGTGGAAGAGCTGAGGGCTCTGGAAAAGCTGTATTGCACGGGCTGCAGATACTGCATGCCCTGTCCCAACGGGGTGGATATCCCGGGCAACTTTGCCAACTTCAACCGCTACCGGGTCTATGGAGCCCTGCAGCAGGCCAGGCAGCATTACGGATGGATGAAGCGCAAGGACGACAACAAGCAGGACAGCTCGGCCGGCGCCTGCATACAGTGCGGAGCCTGCATGAGCAAATGTCCTCAGAAGATAGACATCATCAGCCAGCTGCAGGAGGTCCAAAAGACTCTGGATCAGGCGTAA
- a CDS encoding RidA family protein: MIKTSFTKKSHKSCGHSSQTVIDSVIYVGGTMGIDPVTQEPSGSLDGEIELVIANLTECLNHAFTSWSNVLRVNIFLTDLGDFDKVDAALARALGETRPVYTVAQVSGLLKGCHVCIDLTAAAF, from the coding sequence ATGATCAAAACCAGCTTTACCAAAAAGAGCCACAAGAGCTGTGGCCATTCCTCCCAGACCGTCATAGACAGCGTGATATACGTGGGTGGGACTATGGGGATAGACCCGGTCACTCAGGAGCCCTCGGGCAGCCTTGACGGAGAGATAGAGCTCGTCATTGCCAACCTTACCGAGTGTCTCAACCACGCCTTTACCAGCTGGTCCAACGTGCTCAGAGTCAATATCTTCCTCACGGACCTGGGAGACTTCGACAAAGTGGACGCTGCCCTTGCCCGGGCGCTGGGCGAGACCAGGCCCGTCTACACCGTGGCGCAGGTGTCGGGGCTCCTGAAGGGCTGCCACGTCTGTATAGACCTGACGGCTGCGGCCTTCTGA
- a CDS encoding DUF1559 domain-containing protein produces MKKGFTLIELLVVIAIIAILAAILFPVFAQAREKARQTQCLSNIKQIGTAGQMYMQDWDEGLIPYNGANYNFADVMNPYVKNWRMFYCPSAPWKPTPDNHAFWAVNYGINNWMGLYLDGNGNAADPLRTLGQINKPSEILMYGDSGLFWMSGWGILYPATSGGCYLPGSKGSPDLIDTTLAPPVSQATGDFANGRHNGGVNMCYWDGHAKFIKSYELVRQARQEWNAWGGIEGPFGLKYYLDNQ; encoded by the coding sequence ATGAAAAAAGGTTTTACTCTCATTGAGCTGTTGGTGGTCATCGCTATCATCGCCATTCTGGCAGCCATACTCTTCCCCGTCTTTGCTCAGGCGAGAGAAAAGGCGCGCCAGACCCAGTGTCTCTCGAACATCAAGCAGATCGGCACTGCAGGCCAGATGTATATGCAGGACTGGGACGAGGGCCTCATCCCCTACAACGGCGCCAACTACAACTTCGCCGACGTCATGAATCCATACGTCAAGAACTGGCGCATGTTCTACTGCCCTTCGGCTCCCTGGAAGCCCACCCCCGACAACCACGCCTTCTGGGCCGTGAACTACGGCATCAACAACTGGATGGGTCTCTATCTGGACGGCAACGGCAACGCCGCCGATCCTCTGAGGACTCTGGGACAGATCAACAAACCCTCCGAGATCCTCATGTACGGCGACAGCGGTCTCTTCTGGATGAGCGGCTGGGGCATCCTGTATCCCGCCACCTCCGGCGGCTGCTATCTGCCCGGCTCCAAGGGCAGCCCCGACCTGATAGATACCACGCTGGCTCCTCCCGTCAGCCAGGCTACCGGCGACTTTGCCAACGGACGGCACAACGGCGGCGTGAACATGTGCTACTGGGACGGCCACGCCAAATTTATCAAGTCCTACGAGCTGGTGCGGCAGGCGAGACAGGAATGGAACGCCTGGGGAGGCATCGAGGGACCCTTTGGCCTCAAGTATTATCTGGACAATCAATAA
- a CDS encoding DUF4091 domain-containing protein, protein MKLWMILFTLICALSAGAAVDGWTPSGSAEIADGRAVLTNSRQRPFAALERTVAIDDEYVRAYRLTGVFEADAGDRGDLWLYCDIYYKDGTHTWGPYVTVDRQGSCVRSLDIIPTRPVRNLYLLALFRDSEGSVTVRDLSLKELSAGPERFGCRREGSMLKVWCRTPYPCRMALRREGREYVSDGTEHAFLLPGSRAEVLVNGRSLGSRTFAPSRGLRLWTEDSFARVFPDTPEGKGRPCLRAPRGGRVSFQLCARSDRAENLVLLSSDAVSDRGRISRSNVSLRAVRYNLLSRPENMELRDGEHLIAMEKPLEGPLPGLWGDALTPVSSASLAPDRTAAFWVTVKVPRDALPGEYSGSIKAGGRTVSYRLRVYSVLLPEKTGLRTSFSFVERWARKLQGDSYSYRKARAFLEEYGLDCHDIGDCGAGAALRPHTGVFPLTNAAEEENGAYTLWNSPERYGPRFEEAFAERIAGAYSYLQKQGALDRAYVYGFDERGSDYYPAMTSLFGMIHRRFPGLKTLSTAVLPPEVCPYDMGIDACVAIDPDREQQQKQKAAGGEYWWYVCGAGRFAVENTLLSDRLLFWQLKAMGLDGFLYWALDFWDKEDNAVLPPGGGDILFDISGGFCHGDGRLIYPAEGGGYYSSPRFEQIAEGLEDYRLLELYEDKYGPGSADALTGLVCRGTKETAEDPRTWDEARKALLEGLEKR, encoded by the coding sequence ATGAAGCTTTGGATGATCCTTTTCACACTGATCTGCGCCCTGTCCGCCGGCGCTGCGGTGGACGGCTGGACCCCGTCCGGCTCTGCGGAGATCGCAGACGGCCGGGCCGTCCTGACCAACAGCCGGCAGCGGCCCTTTGCGGCTCTGGAACGGACCGTGGCCATAGACGACGAATACGTCAGGGCCTACAGGCTCACCGGAGTCTTTGAGGCGGACGCGGGGGACAGGGGAGACCTGTGGCTCTATTGCGACATATATTACAAAGACGGCACCCACACCTGGGGCCCTTACGTGACAGTGGACAGACAGGGCTCCTGTGTCAGGAGCCTGGACATCATACCCACCAGACCGGTCAGAAACCTGTATCTCCTGGCGCTCTTCCGGGATTCGGAGGGGTCCGTGACCGTCAGGGACCTGTCCCTGAAGGAACTGTCTGCCGGGCCGGAACGTTTTGGCTGCCGGCGCGAGGGCAGCATGCTGAAGGTGTGGTGCAGGACTCCGTATCCCTGCCGGATGGCTCTTCGCCGGGAGGGCAGGGAATACGTTTCCGACGGCACAGAGCACGCCTTTCTGCTGCCCGGAAGCCGGGCTGAGGTGCTGGTGAACGGCAGGAGCCTGGGCTCAAGGACCTTTGCGCCCTCCCGGGGGCTCAGACTGTGGACGGAGGACAGCTTCGCCCGGGTCTTCCCCGATACTCCGGAGGGGAAGGGCAGGCCCTGTCTCCGCGCTCCCCGGGGAGGGAGAGTCTCCTTTCAGCTGTGCGCAAGGAGCGACAGGGCCGAGAACCTGGTCCTTTTGTCTTCCGACGCGGTCTCCGACAGAGGCCGGATAAGCCGTTCCAACGTGTCTCTCAGAGCCGTGCGGTACAACCTGCTCTCACGGCCGGAGAACATGGAGCTCAGGGACGGAGAGCACCTCATCGCCATGGAAAAGCCTCTGGAGGGTCCTTTGCCCGGCTTGTGGGGAGACGCGCTCACACCGGTATCCTCGGCGTCCCTGGCGCCGGACAGGACCGCGGCCTTTTGGGTGACTGTGAAGGTCCCCCGGGACGCCCTGCCGGGAGAATATTCCGGCAGCATCAAGGCGGGAGGCAGGACTGTGTCCTACCGGCTCAGGGTCTATTCCGTCCTGCTGCCGGAGAAGACGGGGCTCAGGACCAGCTTTTCCTTTGTGGAAAGGTGGGCCCGGAAGCTCCAGGGGGACAGCTATTCCTACAGAAAGGCCCGGGCGTTTCTGGAGGAATACGGGCTGGACTGTCACGATATAGGAGATTGCGGCGCGGGGGCGGCGCTGAGACCTCACACGGGGGTCTTTCCGCTGACCAATGCCGCCGAGGAGGAAAACGGCGCCTATACCCTCTGGAACAGCCCCGAGCGCTACGGCCCCCGGTTTGAGGAGGCCTTTGCCGAAAGGATAGCCGGAGCGTATTCCTATCTGCAAAAGCAGGGGGCTCTGGACAGGGCCTACGTGTACGGCTTTGACGAACGGGGCAGCGACTATTATCCCGCCATGACAAGCCTGTTCGGCATGATACACCGGCGTTTTCCCGGTCTGAAGACCCTCTCCACTGCCGTCTTGCCCCCGGAGGTATGTCCCTATGATATGGGCATAGACGCCTGCGTGGCCATTGACCCGGACCGGGAGCAGCAGCAAAAGCAGAAGGCAGCCGGGGGCGAATACTGGTGGTATGTGTGCGGCGCCGGCAGGTTTGCCGTGGAAAACACCCTGCTCTCCGACCGGCTCCTTTTCTGGCAGCTGAAGGCTATGGGGCTGGACGGCTTTTTGTATTGGGCTCTGGACTTCTGGGACAAGGAGGACAACGCGGTCCTGCCGCCCGGAGGAGGCGACATCCTGTTTGATATATCCGGAGGCTTTTGCCACGGCGACGGCAGGCTCATATATCCCGCCGAAGGAGGCGGATACTATTCATCGCCCCGTTTTGAGCAGATAGCCGAAGGGCTGGAGGACTACAGGCTGCTGGAGCTCTACGAAGACAAATACGGCCCGGGCAGCGCGGACGCTCTGACAGGGCTCGTGTGCAGGGGGACAAAGGAGACCGCGGAGGATCCGCGGACGTGGGACGAGGCGCGCAAAGCGCTGCTGGAAGGCTTGGAGAAACGATGA